A window of the Nitrospira sp. genome harbors these coding sequences:
- a CDS encoding class I SAM-dependent methyltransferase, with protein sequence MQYEPNTNEKFKIVMNTYRVFGVWETVKEVILYLLSQKPADNFDRKYGVATAGVTESSEAGIADETARSLAVGYVPTREVVIRHILTNTTKGLDLKDYSFVDLGCGKGRALIIAAQLPFKEVIGVELSPLHCEVATANVEGYLSNGRHPVLCRNIRVDCINAVEFEFPDTDLLIYMYRPFLGPVFKEVADNMRRFQAVTGHRVLIAYSCPVEEVMLEEYSGFVKRTEYQVISMDYSWSLWECQAEQAQAVLV encoded by the coding sequence ATGCAGTACGAGCCCAATACCAACGAGAAATTCAAGATTGTGATGAACACCTATCGGGTATTCGGAGTCTGGGAAACAGTCAAGGAAGTGATTCTGTACCTTCTCAGCCAAAAACCAGCCGATAACTTCGACCGGAAATACGGAGTTGCGACCGCGGGTGTGACAGAATCTTCTGAAGCCGGCATCGCCGATGAAACGGCCAGGAGCTTGGCAGTGGGATATGTGCCGACGAGAGAGGTCGTGATCCGGCATATTCTGACGAACACGACGAAGGGACTCGATCTCAAGGACTATTCCTTCGTGGATCTGGGATGTGGCAAAGGCCGCGCCTTGATCATCGCTGCTCAATTACCGTTCAAGGAAGTGATCGGCGTCGAGCTGTCCCCATTGCACTGCGAGGTGGCGACGGCCAATGTCGAGGGGTATTTGTCGAACGGAAGACATCCCGTGTTGTGCCGGAATATCAGGGTGGACTGCATCAATGCGGTGGAGTTCGAGTTTCCGGACACCGATCTGCTCATTTACATGTACCGGCCTTTCCTCGGGCCTGTGTTTAAAGAGGTCGCCGATAACATGCGTCGGTTCCAAGCCGTGACGGGACACCGCGTCTTGATCGCCTACTCCTGTCCGGTCGAGGAGGTGATGCTTGAGGAATATTCGGGGTTTGTAAAGAGAACCGAGTATCAAGTGATCTCAATGGACTACTCATGGAGTCTGTGGGAATGCCAGGCTGAACAAGCGCAGGCGGTGCTTGTCTGA
- a CDS encoding efflux RND transporter periplasmic adaptor subunit: MRLKNVAGVVAICAVLAAIGVKLGGWSTSESATGVPASEPSVMVEVAPVIVGSVTESIQAVGTLEAIASITVRPEIAGVIRRIHFQDGQVVERSAPLLELEPEELQSQVNQATAQEKMALLTYERLKRLNDQQDVIVPTQQIDEARMAWHAAAANSLLYTTRLKKTVIRAPFGGTVGLRRVSVGDYVQPGKDIVNLEDLSTLHVDVKVAEVWLSRLHVGQKLIVTTDAFPHTTFDGQVTAIDPRVDATNRTVAVRAAIPNPAGTLRPGLFVTVRLNLGENTQALLIPEEAGFLRQDKAMVFRLEERTARLTEVALGLRERGLVQVRSGLKEGDRVVRTGTHKLHDGERVSIKSSE, encoded by the coding sequence ATGAGATTGAAAAACGTCGCGGGAGTGGTCGCAATCTGTGCCGTACTTGCCGCCATAGGTGTCAAACTCGGAGGTTGGTCAACGAGTGAGTCCGCGACGGGAGTACCGGCATCAGAACCGAGCGTCATGGTTGAAGTCGCACCCGTCATCGTCGGTTCAGTTACGGAGTCGATCCAGGCCGTGGGGACGCTGGAGGCCATCGCCTCGATCACGGTGAGGCCCGAGATTGCCGGTGTGATTCGCCGGATCCATTTTCAAGACGGACAGGTTGTCGAACGGTCGGCCCCGCTGTTGGAATTGGAGCCGGAGGAACTCCAGTCACAGGTGAATCAGGCAACGGCGCAGGAAAAAATGGCGTTGCTGACGTACGAGCGACTGAAGCGGCTGAACGATCAGCAAGACGTCATTGTGCCGACCCAACAGATCGATGAAGCGAGAATGGCCTGGCATGCGGCGGCTGCGAACAGCCTTCTCTATACGACCCGGCTGAAGAAAACCGTCATCCGCGCGCCGTTCGGCGGAACGGTGGGGCTTCGTCGCGTCTCGGTCGGGGATTACGTGCAGCCCGGGAAAGATATCGTGAATTTGGAGGATTTGAGTACGCTGCATGTGGATGTCAAGGTGGCGGAAGTATGGTTGAGTCGCCTCCATGTCGGCCAAAAACTGATCGTGACGACCGATGCGTTCCCTCACACGACGTTCGATGGACAGGTGACGGCGATCGATCCGAGAGTCGATGCGACCAACCGGACGGTCGCGGTACGCGCCGCGATTCCGAATCCGGCCGGCACACTGCGTCCCGGTCTCTTTGTCACCGTGCGGTTGAACCTGGGCGAGAATACGCAGGCGCTCCTGATCCCGGAAGAGGCGGGGTTTCTTCGCCAGGACAAGGCGATGGTGTTTCGGCTGGAGGAACGAACCGCCCGACTCACTGAAGTCGCCCTAGGTCTGCGTGAGCGGGGGCTGGTCCAGGTTCGATCCGGATTGAAGGAGGGCGATCGTGTGGTCCGAACCGGCACCCACAAGTTGCATGACGGTGAACGTGTCTCGATCAAATCATCCGAGTAG
- a CDS encoding amino acid adenylation domain-containing protein: MSWSDAPNSMVQGYRLSPQQERVWLLERGAPSTRLFARCRVMLEGSLDAAVVKMALEDILQRHEILRTTLQCIPGTTLPVQVIAEQGLLSYQEYDLTGRMPSDQERQIETLLQGLQEERADSMRSSSMLTTLIKLSDVKHLLMIDLPGYCVDGVTFKNLIRELEATYEAYAQGIGAVLDDPLQYADFAEWQHSLLSDEAGQVGRTHWRKQAEAIVGPLGNRLPFERALSDGVNLTLKRIPIAISKQCLAQVDSLVEQKASSSSTFFLACWCILIQRLIGQEDIVVGVACDGRTHDEMRGAFGPFARYLPVLTGLDQNLPFSTALERLQQAVVEAHEWQEYFTWEDIQNATIRGDGSYFPFCFEFEEEQSFCSNGTLSFRIESKETYLDRFKIRLVCHQKDGFIDAILQYDESCYPDEAMACLAKQLETLVSQAACQPEAAIGDIQTLGEMERHQVLHTFNVGPPQERGDQCLHHLFEAQSAHTPDNIALVYEEQSVTYRELDGRANRLAHYLKSQGVGPETAVGICVERSPELIVGLLGILKAGGAYVPIDPSYPKDRRDYLLHDSRAPILLIQNRFREEFLGTPVSIVSIDSETQPFEEYSGLKPSTHETPDGVAYIIYTSGSTGRPKGVLVTHRNAVHSTRARLAYYKKPVTNFLLLSSFAFDSSVAGIFWTLSQGGRLCLVREGVQKAPPELGALIEYAQVTHLLCLPSLYSVLLEQVPVAQLTSLQTIIVAGESCPKDLVARHQANLPLALLFNEYGPTEGTVWSTVHRTSVSDEGATVSIGRPIAGVRIYILDARMRPVSIGMLGDLYIAGEGLARAYHDRPDLTAVKFIPDPFSPVEGGRLYQTGDLARYRPDGTIEFAGRSDQQVKIRGYRIELGEIEARLLEHPAVQDAIVLAREAGTGDMLMVAYVVQREKAQDTTALRKFLKERLPEYMIPSATVVLTGFPLTPNGKVDRKALPMPDVTGQLAHQYVAPRSPTEELLCGIWANVLQVAQVGVHDNFFDLGGHSLLATQVMARLRDVFRVDLPMRVLFETATVAKLAEAVESASRLDGSMDARSISRVERDGPVPLSFAQQRLWVLAQLEPDGASYNLPIALRLSGTLDAAALERSVNELVRRHEVLRTTVSLSDGQPVQIVAPSSAVAVPVVTLDHLDKSEGDATVLRLATAEAQRPFELAYGPMLRVTLLKLDAEEHVLLLTMHHIVSDAWSSQILVREMTELYIAQVQGRPASLPELPVQYADFAIWQRQWLSGARLDRQVDYWKERLAGGLEPLNLPVDHARPPVQTSRGASLTLSLSPELSSAMIELSQREGVTLFMTLLAGFYALLFRYTGRTDLIVGSPIANRTRSEIEGLIGFFVNTLALRADLSGRQTVRELLALVRQVCLGAYTHQDVPFEKLVEVLQPVRDVSYSPIFQVMFELQNAPASELDIPGLHIGTVDVEPLTAKFDLTLTLCETESGLTASMEYNTDLFSTDSVMRMLRHYELILGDMAARSEAAIEELRLLTDEEEQRLLTDWNEGPSLQVPDGSFSQLFEARASKTPDSIAAVWLDRRVTYRELNRRANRVAHALLLEGVKPETVVALLGDRNLDFLAMLLGILKAGGIYLPLDAGHPDHRLAHMLGESRAPVLLTTEAYRQRVKPLTEGVAENARPVLLTIEEIQSSVERDCNPGTPWHAAQSVYVIYTSGSTGMPKGAMVEHRGLLNHLCGKVTTLRLTAADVIAQTASQCFDISVWQFLTPLLCGGRVCIVPDDIAHDPVRLLRHVEEAGVTVLETVPVLLQGMLDMATDSDDCNPELNKLRMVLPTGEVLSGQLCCRWLARYPAIPLVNAYGPAECADDVALHQIIESPDGEAASMPIGRPVPNLELYVLSSSLQPLPVGVAGELCVAGVGVGRGYLRNPAKTAEVFVPHPFAKEPGARLYRTGDMAHYLSNGVIQFVGRMDHQVKVRGVRIELGEVESQLLAHPDVHEAAVVTRKDARGDKRLVAYAAGPVSSEALREFLRGRLPDSMVPSVIVVLESLPRNANGKLDRRSLPEPAGRDPRQTLVAPRTDMETRFAREWAEVLGLPQVGIHDNFFDLGGHSLTAVQLVSRIQRMIGNPIALLDLFQAPTVAGLAQRISGQSDIASSPFVVLQAGREGSPLFCFDPTGTHVSAYQSLAYALGEDRPVYGLPLSWIFSEPWSALSMDLIAARYVAIIRERQPEGPYHLLGWSNGGSIALAVGRLLEQQGQSLAFLGILDTQPQSESEPAASVGEELDHYIQGDRRETFLALPETERKALKDELAQLNEEQRVEHAIGWAQARKLLSSEESDASVAALKVAYAMDRETVRILNAVMQNPLRAPIHAWWTSATLGRYGGPPVDWTRCTSGPVEIGTTLGEHTDAVRSIQVHQQIGEILSRFERVSQRR; the protein is encoded by the coding sequence ATGTCATGGAGCGACGCACCGAATAGTATGGTCCAAGGGTATCGCCTGTCACCCCAACAAGAGCGTGTGTGGTTGTTAGAGCGCGGTGCGCCGTCAACACGTCTTTTTGCCCGATGTCGCGTCATGCTCGAGGGCTCGCTTGATGCAGCGGTGGTGAAAATGGCGCTTGAGGACATTCTGCAACGTCATGAGATTCTCCGCACCACACTCCAATGTATTCCGGGCACGACGTTGCCGGTGCAGGTGATCGCAGAACAGGGCTTGTTGTCGTATCAGGAGTATGATTTGACGGGACGGATGCCTAGTGACCAGGAGCGTCAGATCGAAACGCTCTTGCAAGGATTGCAAGAGGAACGGGCCGATTCGATGCGCAGCTCGTCGATGCTTACGACCTTGATAAAGCTCAGTGACGTCAAGCATCTGTTGATGATCGACTTGCCCGGCTACTGTGTAGATGGGGTGACATTCAAGAATCTCATCCGCGAACTCGAAGCAACCTACGAGGCCTATGCTCAAGGCATCGGTGCTGTTCTCGATGATCCGTTGCAGTACGCGGACTTTGCGGAATGGCAGCACTCGTTATTGTCGGATGAAGCGGGACAGGTTGGGCGTACGCATTGGCGCAAGCAGGCGGAGGCGATCGTCGGTCCGCTTGGAAATCGGTTGCCCTTCGAGCGGGCGCTCAGCGACGGTGTGAATCTCACTCTCAAGCGAATACCCATTGCCATATCGAAGCAGTGCTTGGCTCAAGTCGATTCCCTTGTCGAACAGAAGGCGAGTTCAAGCTCGACGTTTTTCTTGGCATGCTGGTGCATCTTGATCCAACGGCTCATCGGACAAGAAGACATCGTGGTTGGTGTGGCCTGTGACGGCCGGACGCATGACGAAATGCGGGGTGCCTTCGGGCCTTTTGCAAGATACCTCCCGGTGTTGACCGGTCTAGATCAGAACCTCCCATTCAGCACGGCTCTCGAGCGGCTCCAACAAGCCGTGGTTGAAGCTCATGAATGGCAAGAGTATTTCACGTGGGAGGACATCCAGAACGCGACAATACGCGGCGATGGTTCTTACTTTCCATTCTGTTTCGAATTCGAGGAAGAACAATCATTCTGCTCGAATGGCACGCTTTCATTCCGAATCGAGAGCAAAGAAACGTACCTCGATCGATTCAAAATTCGACTCGTCTGTCATCAAAAAGACGGCTTCATCGATGCCATATTGCAATACGACGAATCGTGCTATCCGGATGAAGCGATGGCATGCCTTGCGAAACAGTTGGAGACGCTTGTGAGTCAAGCTGCATGCCAACCAGAGGCAGCCATCGGCGACATCCAGACATTGGGCGAGATGGAACGCCACCAAGTGTTGCACACCTTCAATGTCGGTCCCCCTCAAGAGCGGGGCGATCAATGCCTGCATCACTTATTTGAGGCACAGTCCGCGCATACACCGGACAATATTGCTCTGGTATATGAAGAGCAATCAGTCACGTATCGTGAGCTTGACGGGCGGGCCAACCGATTGGCTCACTATCTGAAAAGTCAGGGAGTTGGACCTGAAACAGCGGTTGGGATTTGTGTAGAGCGCTCCCCGGAATTGATCGTGGGGCTACTTGGGATTCTCAAGGCAGGCGGGGCCTATGTACCGATTGATCCATCGTATCCGAAGGATCGAAGGGACTATCTCCTCCACGATTCACGCGCTCCCATTCTGTTGATTCAGAATCGGTTTCGGGAGGAATTCCTTGGAACGCCGGTCTCCATCGTGAGTATTGATTCGGAGACTCAGCCATTCGAGGAATACAGCGGGCTGAAACCATCGACTCATGAGACTCCGGACGGAGTGGCCTATATCATCTACACGTCGGGTTCGACCGGGCGCCCCAAAGGTGTGCTAGTCACTCATCGTAACGCGGTTCACTCTACAAGGGCACGGCTCGCGTACTACAAGAAGCCCGTAACCAACTTTCTCTTATTGTCTTCGTTTGCGTTCGATAGCTCGGTGGCGGGAATTTTTTGGACGTTGAGCCAGGGTGGCAGGCTCTGTCTTGTCCGGGAGGGAGTTCAGAAGGCTCCACCTGAACTCGGGGCATTGATCGAGTATGCGCAAGTGACCCATTTGTTATGTTTGCCCTCGCTGTATTCCGTCTTGCTTGAACAAGTGCCCGTCGCACAGCTGACCTCGCTTCAGACCATCATTGTCGCGGGAGAATCCTGTCCGAAGGACTTGGTGGCTAGACACCAAGCAAATCTCCCTCTTGCGTTGCTTTTTAATGAGTATGGGCCGACGGAGGGGACCGTTTGGAGCACAGTACATCGGACCAGTGTTTCGGATGAAGGAGCAACCGTATCGATCGGCCGACCGATTGCCGGGGTGAGGATCTACATCTTGGATGCCCGCATGAGACCTGTGTCTATCGGCATGCTGGGTGACTTGTACATAGCCGGAGAGGGACTGGCTCGTGCCTATCACGACCGGCCGGACCTGACTGCGGTGAAGTTTATTCCAGACCCCTTTTCTCCAGTAGAGGGTGGCCGGTTGTATCAAACCGGTGATCTGGCTCGCTATAGACCGGACGGCACTATCGAGTTCGCGGGGCGGAGTGACCAGCAGGTAAAAATTCGCGGCTACCGCATCGAGCTGGGCGAGATCGAAGCACGACTTCTCGAACACCCTGCAGTGCAGGACGCCATCGTCCTAGCGCGCGAAGCTGGGACGGGGGACATGCTCATGGTGGCGTACGTCGTTCAGCGGGAAAAGGCCCAGGATACGACTGCCTTGCGAAAATTCCTCAAGGAGCGTCTGCCTGAATACATGATTCCGTCGGCGACGGTCGTGTTGACAGGGTTTCCACTGACGCCAAACGGGAAGGTCGACCGCAAGGCGTTGCCGATGCCGGATGTGACCGGGCAATTGGCGCATCAATATGTCGCGCCTCGATCGCCGACAGAAGAATTGTTATGTGGGATTTGGGCGAATGTGTTGCAGGTGGCGCAGGTGGGTGTTCACGACAACTTCTTTGATTTAGGCGGACACTCCTTGCTGGCGACACAGGTGATGGCGAGGTTACGTGATGTGTTTCGCGTAGATCTGCCGATGCGAGTCTTGTTCGAGACTGCAACAGTGGCCAAACTGGCCGAAGCCGTGGAATCGGCCAGCCGTCTGGACGGAAGCATGGACGCGCGGTCGATCTCGCGAGTGGAACGTGACGGACCGGTTCCGTTGTCCTTCGCCCAGCAGCGTCTCTGGGTGTTGGCGCAACTGGAACCGGATGGGGCCTCCTACAATTTGCCGATCGCGCTGCGGCTGTCAGGGACGCTGGATGCTGCGGCCCTGGAACGGAGCGTCAATGAACTGGTCCGTCGGCATGAAGTGCTGCGGACCACGGTGTCTCTGTCGGACGGACAACCGGTACAAATCGTGGCGCCGTCATCGGCGGTGGCTGTCCCCGTTGTCACGCTCGATCATTTGGATAAATCCGAAGGGGACGCGACTGTATTGCGGCTTGCGACGGCCGAAGCCCAGCGTCCCTTCGAGTTGGCCTATGGCCCCATGCTTCGTGTCACGCTGCTTAAACTCGACGCGGAGGAACACGTCCTTCTCTTGACGATGCACCATATCGTGTCCGACGCGTGGTCCTCGCAGATTCTGGTGCGGGAAATGACCGAGCTGTACATTGCTCAGGTTCAAGGCAGACCGGCGTCGCTGCCAGAACTGCCGGTTCAATACGCGGATTTCGCGATCTGGCAGCGACAATGGTTGTCCGGTGCGCGATTGGATCGCCAAGTCGATTACTGGAAGGAACGCTTGGCCGGTGGGCTCGAGCCGCTGAATCTTCCGGTGGATCATGCGCGACCTCCGGTCCAGACCTCCCGCGGCGCATCGCTGACTCTCTCGTTGTCCCCTGAATTGTCTTCGGCGATGATCGAGCTCAGCCAGCGCGAGGGTGTGACGCTGTTCATGACCCTGCTGGCGGGGTTCTATGCGCTGCTGTTCAGGTATACCGGCCGGACGGACCTCATCGTCGGGTCTCCGATCGCCAACCGCACCCGTAGCGAGATCGAAGGGCTCATCGGTTTCTTCGTGAACACGCTGGCGTTGCGGGCCGACCTGTCGGGAAGGCAGACGGTCCGCGAGCTCCTCGCGCTGGTTCGACAGGTCTGCCTCGGCGCCTACACCCATCAGGACGTGCCGTTCGAAAAACTGGTCGAGGTGCTGCAGCCGGTGCGCGACGTCAGCTACTCGCCGATCTTCCAGGTCATGTTCGAACTGCAAAACGCCCCTGCATCGGAACTGGACATCCCTGGACTTCACATCGGTACAGTGGATGTGGAACCGCTGACGGCAAAATTCGATCTGACGCTGACGCTGTGTGAAACCGAAAGCGGCCTGACGGCATCGATGGAATACAACACCGATTTGTTTTCCACCGACAGCGTCATGCGCATGCTTCGGCACTATGAATTGATTCTAGGAGACATGGCTGCGAGGTCCGAGGCGGCGATCGAGGAATTGCGCCTGTTGACCGACGAGGAAGAGCAGCGCTTGTTGACGGACTGGAACGAGGGACCGAGTTTGCAGGTGCCGGACGGGTCTTTTTCTCAATTGTTCGAGGCGCGGGCGTCGAAGACTCCGGACAGCATCGCGGCCGTCTGGCTGGATCGCCGTGTGACCTATCGCGAGTTGAATCGCCGGGCCAATCGAGTGGCCCACGCGTTGTTGCTCGAAGGAGTGAAGCCAGAAACGGTCGTGGCGCTCTTGGGCGACCGAAATTTGGACTTTCTCGCGATGCTGCTGGGAATTCTCAAGGCGGGGGGTATCTATCTGCCGCTCGACGCGGGGCACCCGGATCATCGGTTGGCGCATATGCTCGGCGAAAGCCGTGCGCCCGTGCTGTTGACCACGGAGGCGTATCGGCAGCGTGTGAAACCGTTGACGGAAGGGGTTGCAGAGAACGCAAGGCCGGTTCTGCTGACGATAGAGGAGATTCAGTCGTCAGTGGAACGGGACTGCAATCCCGGTACGCCGTGGCATGCCGCGCAATCCGTCTATGTGATCTATACTTCCGGCTCCACGGGAATGCCCAAGGGAGCGATGGTCGAGCATCGAGGGCTGCTCAATCACCTGTGTGGGAAGGTGACGACGCTTCGGCTGACCGCTGCCGACGTGATCGCTCAGACTGCGTCCCAGTGCTTCGATATTTCCGTCTGGCAATTTTTGACCCCGCTCTTGTGCGGGGGACGCGTCTGCATCGTTCCCGACGACATCGCTCATGACCCGGTCCGGCTTTTGCGCCACGTGGAAGAGGCTGGCGTCACGGTCCTCGAGACCGTGCCTGTGTTGCTGCAGGGCATGCTCGATATGGCAACCGATTCGGATGATTGTAATCCGGAACTCAACAAGCTGCGGATGGTTCTGCCGACCGGAGAGGTGCTGTCCGGGCAACTGTGCTGCCGCTGGCTCGCCCGCTATCCGGCCATTCCACTGGTCAATGCCTATGGTCCGGCGGAATGTGCGGACGACGTGGCTCTGCATCAGATTATCGAGAGTCCGGACGGGGAGGCCGCCTCTATGCCGATCGGCAGGCCGGTGCCCAATCTCGAGCTCTATGTGCTGTCATCGTCTCTCCAGCCGCTGCCGGTCGGAGTGGCGGGAGAATTATGTGTGGCGGGAGTCGGCGTTGGGCGGGGATACTTGCGTAATCCGGCCAAGACGGCCGAAGTATTCGTGCCCCATCCCTTCGCGAAAGAGCCGGGCGCCCGTTTGTACCGGACCGGCGACATGGCCCATTATCTGTCGAACGGTGTCATCCAATTTGTCGGCCGGATGGATCATCAGGTCAAAGTGCGGGGGGTCAGGATTGAACTGGGAGAAGTCGAGTCACAACTCCTCGCCCATCCGGACGTGCATGAGGCCGCGGTCGTCACCAGGAAAGATGCCAGAGGAGACAAACGGCTCGTCGCCTATGCGGCTGGACCTGTGTCCAGTGAAGCGCTTCGCGAGTTCTTGCGCGGGCGATTGCCTGATTCTATGGTGCCGTCCGTCATCGTCGTGCTGGAGTCGCTGCCCCGCAACGCCAACGGCAAGCTCGATCGCCGTTCATTGCCTGAACCTGCCGGCCGGGATCCCCGACAGACGCTCGTTGCACCCCGCACGGATATGGAAACAAGGTTTGCGCGTGAGTGGGCGGAGGTGCTCGGCCTGCCGCAAGTGGGAATTCACGACAACTTTTTTGATCTCGGTGGTCACTCGTTGACCGCGGTGCAGCTTGTGTCCCGTATTCAACGGATGATCGGAAATCCGATCGCGCTGCTCGACCTTTTCCAGGCTCCGACGGTCGCGGGTTTGGCGCAACGGATCTCCGGTCAATCCGACATAGCGTCCTCTCCGTTCGTGGTGCTTCAAGCTGGGCGCGAGGGCTCGCCGCTCTTCTGCTTCGATCCGACCGGAACGCACGTCTCTGCCTATCAATCACTTGCCTACGCGTTGGGTGAAGACCGGCCCGTCTATGGATTGCCCTTGAGTTGGATTTTCTCTGAACCGTGGAGTGCGCTGTCGATGGACCTGATCGCCGCACGCTACGTAGCAATTATCCGTGAGCGGCAACCGGAGGGGCCGTATCATCTGCTCGGATGGTCCAACGGAGGGTCTATCGCCTTGGCCGTGGGGCGACTGCTCGAGCAACAGGGGCAATCCCTCGCATTTCTGGGCATTTTGGATACACAACCCCAGTCGGAATCGGAGCCTGCGGCCTCGGTCGGTGAGGAGCTTGACCATTATATACAGGGCGATCGCAGGGAGACCTTCCTCGCTTTGCCCGAGACCGAGCGGAAGGCGTTGAAGGATGAACTGGCGCAGTTGAACGAGGAACAACGGGTGGAACATGCGATCGGATGGGCTCAAGCCCGCAAGCTGCTGTCTAGCGAGGAGTCCGATGCGTCCGTCGCCGCTCTGAAGGTGGCCTATGCCATGGACCGGGAGACGGTCAGGATTCTGAACGCTGTGATGCAGAATCCCTTGCGGGCGCCGATTCATGCCTGGTGGACCAGCGCAACTCTAGGCAGGTACGGAGGACCGCCGGTCGACTGGACACGATGCACGAGCGGCCCTGTGGAAATCGGAACGACCCTCGGTGAACACACGGATGCGGTTCGGAGCATTCAGGTCCACCAGCAGATCGGTGAAATTTTGTCGCGATTCGAGAGAGTCTCGCAGCGTCGCTGA
- a CDS encoding TauD/TfdA family dioxygenase, with protein MNDSSQKTETMPRLKGIRRKAISLSQERLVTAEPLLPEKVLPLLVQPTVTGLSLVGWAEQQREWVQTQLLCHGAILFHNFHVNGVTDFEQCVTALSGGALEYRFRASPRTQVGANVYTATDYPPDQSIFPHNEHAYSPVFPLQLFFYCAVPAQNGGETPIGDTREVHRNIDPEIKRRFLKKQILYVRNYGDGFGLPWPTVFQTEDRSQVEAYCRSVGIEVEWKTGNRLRTRQVGPAVMRHPRTQEPIWFNHGTFFHVSTLEPTIREALLKEFSEEDLPQNTYYGDGQPIEPDVLEQLRSIYQEAMVVFPWQQGDVLLLDNMLTLHGRRPYSGPRKILVAMAEACRGADLRLAAEEV; from the coding sequence ATGAACGATTCAAGTCAGAAAACCGAGACCATGCCAAGATTGAAAGGCATACGCCGGAAGGCCATCAGCTTATCCCAGGAGCGCCTTGTGACGGCGGAACCGCTTCTCCCCGAGAAAGTGCTTCCATTGCTGGTTCAGCCAACTGTAACAGGACTCAGCCTAGTGGGCTGGGCCGAGCAACAACGGGAATGGGTACAGACGCAGCTTCTGTGTCACGGTGCCATCTTGTTTCACAACTTTCACGTCAATGGGGTCACAGACTTTGAGCAGTGTGTGACCGCCCTATCCGGAGGTGCGCTGGAGTACCGTTTTCGGGCCTCACCGCGCACGCAAGTGGGTGCGAATGTGTATACGGCTACCGACTATCCGCCTGACCAGAGCATTTTCCCCCACAACGAGCACGCGTACTCTCCGGTCTTTCCGCTTCAGCTGTTCTTCTATTGCGCCGTTCCGGCGCAGAACGGCGGAGAAACTCCGATCGGGGATACGCGCGAGGTTCATCGGAATATCGATCCAGAAATCAAGCGACGATTCCTCAAGAAGCAAATCCTGTATGTGCGTAATTATGGCGACGGTTTCGGCCTTCCATGGCCGACGGTCTTTCAGACCGAGGATAGATCTCAAGTGGAGGCATACTGCCGAAGCGTGGGAATAGAAGTGGAATGGAAGACAGGGAATCGACTGAGGACCAGGCAAGTGGGACCGGCCGTCATGCGCCATCCACGAACCCAGGAGCCCATTTGGTTCAACCATGGAACATTCTTCCATGTCTCCACATTGGAACCAACCATACGAGAAGCGCTTCTGAAAGAATTCAGCGAAGAGGATTTGCCTCAAAACACATACTACGGAGATGGGCAGCCGATTGAGCCGGACGTTCTTGAACAGCTTCGGTCGATCTATCAGGAAGCCATGGTTGTGTTTCCATGGCAACAGGGGGATGTCTTGCTATTGGACAACATGCTGACCCTTCACGGGCGCAGGCCGTATAGCGGACCGCGTAAAATCTTGGTGGCGATGGCGGAAGCCTGCCGCGGAGCCGATCTTCGCCTGGCGGCAGAGGAGGTGTGA